From a region of the Penaeus vannamei isolate JL-2024 chromosome 2, ASM4276789v1, whole genome shotgun sequence genome:
- the LOC113811284 gene encoding chitooligosaccharidolytic beta-N-acetylglucosaminidase-like, translating into MQSLLQFFPKRGEDGKMATVPKGRLRKFTSARTRDILRKSVKVAVLTLLVVLCYRWDQRRRFALDAVARDERMLNAERQVEGLRVLEVSRIEDEDPMSVYDQMMDPLPREGIRTGDAVKADEARAAPNPGEAPVSEKRPDGEGADEKSDKNEITDTEKKEESDNLWDAAEKETGKETKEKKEESDDVAAAKDPNPPEENKVPNAISETVEKEPEKKTDSAAEEIDNTKNTESLPQEPPRPASPASNGLGAFEKAPSEPREAPNEPANESLAVDGIEGTIGKLKDAIGGIKMKLDEMRPSSKMYYRGYENQPQAPAVVGPGSPSTARELERPKRDPAAGDSAGRFAREEDELIFGRREAGKERRQRLVSPWGWACVGGRCVKQERGGGRDLSSLSVCRLTCGPHGSLWPRPTLVTRIGESTIRFLFKHLTVDTIKAHGEGESLVQKAFDIFVNNLAKEHGNEEAAGHIPPEIFEQKVKVSIVVSGADTRLTLETPEAYTLDVLTQDQVTKVNVSSLSVFGARHGLETLSQLIAFDEDEGAFRIASPVTLTDAPAFKYRGILLDTSRNFLSVRSIERTLDAMAANKLNTFHWHITDSQSFPLHLEALPKMAFYGAYSPQQVYYPADVRHLVEYGRVRGIRVLPEFDVPAHVGNGWQWAEKEGLGKLVVCLNKEPWHSYCSEPPCGQLNVVNSNTFSVLSKIYEEMVSLFGPLDLFHFGGDEVNLKCWNTTEEIVRHLEEQGRGRGADAFYKLWSDFQERAFGLLTTANKGERIPGILWTSDLTLNRRAETYLDRDHYVIQIWTTKNDAVIRELLEAKFRVIFSNYDHWYLDCGFGGWVNEGNNWCSPYKGWQKVYDNSPHAIATDLTGAAHEDLILGGEAALWGEQVDDMTLDSRLWPRGAALAERLWTNPSHDWSPAASRLVHHRQRLVARGVRADRVQPEWCHQNEGHCY; encoded by the exons ATGCAGAGCCTCTTGCAATTCTTTCCGAAGCGGGGGGAGGACGGCAAGATGGCGACGGTGCCGAAGGGGAGGCTCAGAAAGTTCACGTCGGCGAGGACCAGAGACATCCTGCGCAAGTCGGTGAAGGTGGCGGTGCTCACGCTGCTGGTGGTGCTGTGCTACCGGTGGGACCAGAGGAGGAGGTTCGCCCTCGACGCGGTCGCCAGGGACGAGAGAATGCTGAACGCCGAGCGCCAGGTGGAGGGCCTGAGGGTGCTGGAGGTGAGCCGCATCGAGGACGAGGACCCGATGTCAGTGTACGACCAGATGATGGACCCTCTGCCTCGCGAGGGGATTCGAACCGGCGATGCGGTGAAGGCGGACGAGGCCAGGGCGGCCCCGAATCCTGGCGAGGCGCCGGTCTCCGAGAAGCGACCCGATGGCGAGGGAGCCGACGAAAAGTccgataaaaatgaaataaccgacacggagaagaaagaggaatccGATAATCTATGGGATGCCGCGGAGAAGGAGACCggtaaagagacgaaagaaaagaaggaagaaagcgaCGATGTTGCCGCCGCCAAAGACCCGAATCCTCCAGAAGAAAACAAAGTACCGAACGCCATCTCCGAAACAGTGGAGAAAGAACCCGAAAAGAAGACCGATTCAGCCGCCGAGGAAATAGACAACACAAAGAACACGGAATCCCTTCCCCAAGAACCACCAAGACCCGCCAGCCCCGCCTCGAACGGCCTCGGCGCGTTCGAAAAGGCGCCGTCCGAACCCCGCGAAGCTCCGAACGAACCCGCGAACGAATCCTTGGCCGTCGACGGCATCGAGGGCACGATCGGCAAGCTCAAGGACGCCATCGGAGGAATCAAGATGAAATTAGACGAGATGAGACCGTCTTCCAAGATGTATTACCGAGGCTACGAGAACCAACCGCAGGCGCCGGCGGTGGTGGGTCCTGGTTCGCCGTCGACCGCGAGGGAACTGGAGCGTCCGAAGCGAGACCCGGCTGCTGGAGACTCGGCGGGAAGGTTTGCACGGGAGGAAGACGAGCTGATTTTCGGACGACGAGAAGCGGGGAAGGAGCGGCGGCAGAG aCTGGTGAGTCCCTGGGgatgggcgtgcgtgggcgggaGGTGCGTGAAACAAGAGAGGGGCGGTGGGCGTGATCTTTCGAGTCTCAGCGTCTGCAGACTCACCTGTGGTCCGCATGGCTCGCTCTGGCCACGCCCCACGCTTGTGACGAGGATAGGAGAAAGT ACAATAAGATTCCTCTTTAAGCATTTGACAGTGGATACTATCAAAGCTCACGGCGAAGGGGAAAGCCTGGTACAAAAAGCTTTCGACATCTTTGTGAACAACTTGGCGAAAGAACACGGCAACGAAGAGGCAGCGGGTCATATTCCCCCGGAG ATATTCGAACAGAAGGTCAAAGTGAGCATCGTGGTGAGCGGCGCCGACACGAGACTCACCCTCGAGACTCCCGAAGCCTACACCCTCGATGTGCTCACGCAAGATCAGGTCACCAAGGTCAACGTCTCTTCGCTGAGCGTCTTCGGTGCTCGCCATGGGCTGGAGACGCTCTCGCAACTCATAGCCTTTGATGAGGACGAGGGAGCTTTTCGC ATTGCATCTCCCGTGACTCTGACTGACGCGCCAGCCTTCAAGTACCGCGGGATCCTCCTGGACACCTCGAGGAACTTCTTGAGCGTGAGGAGCATCGAGCGGACGCTGGACGCCATGGCGGCCAACAAGCTCAACACCTTCCACTGGCACATCACCGACTCCCAGTCCTTCCCGCTCCACCTCGAGGCGCTTCCCAAGATGGCCTTCTACGGCGCCTACAGTCCCCAGCAGGTCTACTACCCAGCAGACGTCCGCCACCTGGTGGAGTACGGGAGGGTCCGGGGCATCCGCGTCCTGCCGGAGTTCGACGTCCCCGCCCACGTGGGCAATGGGTGGCAGTGGGCAGAGAAAGAAGGACTGGGCAAGCTCGTTGTCTGCCTGAATAAG GAACCTTGGCATTCATACTGTTCAGAACCTCCTTGCGGCCAACTCAACGTGGTCAACAGCAACACCTTCTCCGTCCTGAGCAAGATCTACGAGGAGATGGTGTCTCTCTTCGGGCCGCTGGACCTCTTCCACTTCGGCGGGGACGAG GTGAACCTCAAGTGCTGGAACACGACGGAGGAGATCGTGCGGCACTTGGAGGAGCAGGGTCGAGGCCGCGGCGCCGACGCCTTCTACAAGCTCTGGAGCGACTTCCAGGAGAGGGCGTTCGGGCTCCTGACGACGGCCAACAAGGGGGAGCGGATCCCGGGCATCCTGTGGACGTCCGATCTGACGCTCAACCGCCGCGCGGAGACGTACCTCGACCGCGACCACTACGTCATCCAGATCTGGACGACCAAGAACGACGCGGTCATCAGGGAGCTGCTCGAGGCCAAGTTCCGCGTCATCTTCTCCAACTACGACCACTGGTACCTGGACTGCGGCTTCGGCGGCTGGGTCAACGAGGGCAACAACTGGTGCAGCCCCTACAAGGGATGGCAGAAGGTCTACGACAACAGCCCGCACGCCATCGCCACTGACCTGACCGGCGCCGCTCACGAGGACCTCATCCTGGGCGGCGAGGCGGCGCTGTGGGGCGAGCAGGTCGACGACATGACGCTCGACTCGAGG CTGTGGCCGCGTGGAGCCGCCCTCGCCGAGCGCCTGTGGACGAACCCGAGCCACGACTGGTCCCCGGCTGCCTCTCGCCTCGTGCACCACCGTCAGCGTCTGGTGGCGAGGGGCGTCAGGGCCGACCGCGTCCAGCCGGAGTGGTGCCATCAGAACGAGGGGCACTGTTATTAA